A stretch of the Campylobacter concisus genome encodes the following:
- a CDS encoding LemA family protein — MKNLIAVIIVIAALAFGAFKYINSFVALDENVNAKWSQVLNQYKRRAELVPNLVETVKGYAAHEQKIFEDVANARSKSMQVSVDASGLSDEAKMKEFMTAQSSFGLALGRLMAVSENYPELKANQNFLSLQSQLEGTQNRISVAMHDYIEAVKEYNVALRSFPNKFIASAFYPELKPKQNLEISNEEKINPKVSFEK; from the coding sequence ATGAAAAATTTAATAGCCGTTATTATAGTTATTGCTGCACTTGCTTTTGGCGCTTTTAAGTATATAAATTCATTTGTTGCACTTGATGAAAATGTAAATGCAAAGTGGTCACAGGTGTTAAATCAATATAAAAGAAGAGCCGAGCTTGTGCCAAATTTAGTTGAAACTGTAAAAGGCTACGCAGCTCATGAGCAAAAAATTTTTGAAGATGTGGCAAATGCTAGAAGTAAGAGCATGCAAGTAAGCGTTGATGCAAGTGGCCTTAGCGATGAAGCTAAGATGAAAGAATTTATGACAGCACAAAGCTCATTTGGTTTGGCTCTTGGTAGGCTTATGGCAGTTAGCGAGAACTATCCAGAGCTAAAAGCAAATCAAAATTTCTTATCTCTTCAGAGTCAGCTTGAAGGTACGCAAAACCGCATAAGCGTAGCAATGCATGATTATATCGAAGCTGTAAAAGAGTATAACGTAGCCCTTAGAAGCTTTCCAAATAAATTTATAGCAAGTGCTTTTTATCCTGAGCTAAAGCCAAAACAAAATCTTGAAATAAGCAACGAAGAGAAGATAAATCCAAAAGTTTCATTTGAGAAATGA
- the guaB gene encoding IMP dehydrogenase, translating to MKIVKRALTFEDVLLVPQYSEILPKQVDVKTRISKNVTLNIPIVSAAMDTVTEHRTAIMMARLGGIGVIHKNMDIESQAKEVKRVKKSESGVIIDPIFINPEATVAEALSLMSDLHISGVPVIDKDRKLIGILTNRDLRFETNMSTLVKDRMTKAPLITAPKGCTLDDAEKIFSQNRVEKLPIVDKDGRLDGLITIKDLKKRKEYPNANKDSYGRLRVAAAIGVGQIDRAKALVDAGVDVIVIDSAHGHSKGIIDTLKEVKANFKVDVVAGNIANPAAVKDLAEAGADGIKVGIGPGSICTTRIVAGVGVPQISAIDDCASEAAKYGIPVIADGGLKYSGDVAKALATGAACVMAGSLLAGCEESPGELITYQGRQYKVYRGMGSIGAMTKGSSDRYFQEGTAQDKLVPEGIEGRVPFAGSIKDVIHQLIGGLRSAMGYVGAKDIPTLQERAEFVEITSAGLKESHVHDVVITHEAPNYKVN from the coding sequence ATGAAGATAGTAAAGAGAGCTTTAACATTTGAGGATGTGCTTCTTGTGCCGCAGTACTCTGAAATTTTGCCAAAGCAAGTTGATGTCAAAACCAGGATCAGCAAAAACGTCACGCTAAATATCCCGATCGTCTCTGCTGCGATGGATACAGTGACTGAGCATAGAACTGCTATTATGATGGCGAGGCTCGGCGGTATCGGCGTAATACATAAAAATATGGACATCGAGAGCCAAGCAAAAGAGGTCAAACGCGTCAAAAAAAGCGAAAGTGGCGTCATCATCGATCCTATATTTATAAATCCAGAAGCGACCGTGGCTGAAGCTCTAAGCCTTATGTCAGATCTTCATATTTCAGGCGTTCCAGTCATCGACAAGGACCGTAAACTAATAGGAATTTTAACAAATCGCGATCTTAGATTTGAAACAAATATGAGCACTTTGGTAAAAGACCGCATGACAAAAGCACCGCTCATCACTGCACCAAAAGGTTGCACACTTGATGATGCGGAGAAAATTTTCTCTCAAAATAGAGTTGAGAAGCTACCTATCGTCGATAAAGATGGCAGACTTGATGGGCTTATCACCATAAAAGACCTAAAAAAACGTAAAGAGTATCCAAATGCAAACAAAGATAGCTACGGCAGACTTCGCGTGGCTGCGGCTATTGGCGTGGGTCAGATTGACCGTGCTAAAGCACTAGTTGATGCTGGCGTAGACGTCATTGTCATCGACTCGGCTCACGGCCACTCAAAGGGTATCATTGATACTTTAAAAGAGGTGAAAGCAAATTTCAAGGTTGACGTTGTAGCTGGTAATATCGCAAACCCAGCGGCCGTAAAAGACCTAGCAGAAGCAGGCGCAGACGGCATAAAAGTGGGCATTGGACCAGGATCTATTTGTACCACAAGGATCGTTGCTGGCGTTGGCGTGCCTCAAATTTCAGCGATTGATGACTGCGCAAGCGAAGCAGCGAAATATGGCATCCCAGTTATTGCTGATGGCGGTTTAAAATACTCAGGCGACGTGGCAAAAGCCCTTGCGACAGGCGCTGCTTGCGTTATGGCAGGAAGCTTGCTAGCAGGTTGCGAAGAGAGTCCAGGTGAACTTATAACATACCAAGGTCGCCAGTACAAAGTATATCGTGGCATGGGCTCAATAGGCGCTATGACAAAGGGCAGTTCGGACCGCTACTTCCAAGAGGGCACCGCTCAAGACAAGCTTGTGCCTGAAGGCATCGAAGGCCGTGTGCCATTTGCTGGCAGCATAAAAGATGTGATACATCAGCTAATAGGCGGCCTAAGAAGCGCTATGGGCTATGTTGGCGCAAAAGATATCCCAACTCTTCAAGAAAGAGCTGAATTTGTCGAGATAACAAGCGCTGGACTAAAAGAGAGCCACGTCCACGACGTAGTTATCACTCACGAGGCACCAAACTACAAAGTTAATTAG
- a CDS encoding ABC transporter substrate-binding protein: protein MLASELLKSHFAKFDLVAVLSKFLEQSHFNREKFDLLKQNNFKNLDKNIKQEIVGTTGFKEFFDDKFQSFLCELMQSKVLIVSGKEYKFSELEIYTCFDANTYKRQCEAGEIYFHNFGFDISFKSEPSLYGGILVRSLKPLNGQNFIFGPRKCALHILNSKISNLNFDLKEVDFRKDEITFTSRIRSFSDKNQQENDCLRAFTAEFEKALELDENYKKRLNAYKKG, encoded by the coding sequence ATGCTAGCTAGCGAACTGCTTAAAAGCCATTTTGCTAAATTTGATCTAGTGGCGGTGCTTAGTAAATTTTTAGAGCAAAGTCATTTTAATAGAGAAAAATTTGATCTACTTAAACAAAATAACTTTAAAAATTTAGATAAAAATATAAAGCAAGAGATAGTTGGTACTACTGGTTTTAAAGAGTTTTTTGACGATAAATTTCAGAGCTTTTTATGCGAGCTTATGCAAAGTAAAGTTTTGATTGTTTCTGGCAAAGAGTATAAATTTAGTGAGCTTGAAATTTATACTTGTTTTGACGCAAATACCTACAAAAGGCAGTGTGAGGCAGGAGAGATTTACTTTCACAACTTTGGCTTTGACATATCTTTTAAAAGCGAGCCATCGCTTTATGGTGGCATTTTAGTAAGAAGCCTAAAGCCCTTAAACGGGCAAAATTTTATCTTTGGGCCAAGAAAATGTGCCTTGCATATCTTAAATAGCAAAATTAGTAATTTAAACTTTGATCTAAAAGAGGTTGATTTTAGAAAAGATGAGATTACTTTTACGTCACGTATTAGATCATTTAGTGATAAAAATCAGCAAGAAAATGATTGTCTTAGAGCATTTACTGCTGAGTTTGAAAAAGCCTTAGAGCTTGATGAAAATTATAAAAAGAGATTAAATGCCTATAAAAAGGGGTGA
- a CDS encoding TPM domain-containing protein, giving the protein MKKIFALLFFTFCFCFAINFKEQINDEAQIFSKNEKAELLNLVQNYEQNSTTQIAIVTLKSLENKSIEEISLEVARGYKLGQKQSSNGVLLIIAPNERKVRIEVGYGLEGVLTDAISSQIINDVIVPKFKQGDMGGGVINGIRAIIKVASGEEFESMSDDEEIPFGIVAFFAGMISCFISGFLGKFFMRIGFSACFAGLTSTVFEQFFGVQNYFIVFAIVFIIFFIILKNAFKKNTQSKNAHSGFRRDRSDSNSSGSGHSSSSRGGGFSGGGGGFGGGGASGSW; this is encoded by the coding sequence ATGAAGAAAATTTTTGCTCTTTTATTTTTTACATTTTGCTTTTGTTTTGCCATAAATTTTAAAGAGCAGATAAATGATGAGGCTCAAATTTTCTCTAAAAATGAGAAAGCTGAGCTTTTAAACTTAGTGCAAAATTACGAGCAAAATAGTACGACGCAAATTGCTATAGTGACTCTTAAATCACTAGAAAATAAAAGCATAGAAGAGATCTCTCTTGAGGTAGCTAGAGGCTACAAGCTGGGACAAAAACAAAGCAGCAACGGAGTGCTTTTAATAATCGCTCCAAACGAGAGAAAAGTGCGTATAGAAGTTGGTTATGGGCTTGAAGGTGTGCTAACTGACGCTATATCAAGCCAGATCATAAATGATGTGATAGTGCCTAAATTTAAGCAAGGAGATATGGGCGGTGGCGTGATAAATGGCATAAGAGCCATCATAAAAGTAGCTAGTGGTGAAGAATTTGAAAGTATGAGTGATGATGAAGAGATACCGTTTGGAATAGTTGCCTTTTTTGCTGGCATGATCTCGTGTTTTATCTCTGGCTTTTTAGGTAAATTTTTTATGCGAATTGGCTTTAGTGCGTGTTTTGCAGGGCTTACATCTACGGTATTTGAGCAATTTTTTGGCGTGCAAAATTACTTCATTGTCTTTGCCATTGTATTTATAATATTTTTTATTATTTTAAAAAATGCCTTTAAAAAAAATACTCAAAGCAAAAATGCACATAGTGGCTTCAGACGAGATAGATCAGACTCAAATAGCAGTGGCAGTGGCCATTCAAGCAGTTCAAGAGGTGGTGGCTTTAGTGGCGGCGGAGGCGGTTTTGGCGGAGGCGGGGCAAGTGGCAGCTGGTAA
- the gatA gene encoding Asp-tRNA(Asn)/Glu-tRNA(Gln) amidotransferase subunit GatA → MVTLKEALKFSAEEIKKLRAELEAKIIKEKELGAYVEQLANLEIAKLGEGVPIAIKDNIQVKGWNVTSASKILQGYVAPYNATVIEKLLSKNLAPFGRTNMDEFAMGSTTESSFYGKTLNPLNHAHVPGGSSGGSAAAVAAGLAVAALGSDTGGSIRQPAAFCGCVGLKPTYGRVSRYGLGAYSSSLDQIGPIAQNVEDAAILYDAIAGHDPKDSTSADVPFVSVSDKIDGNKKLKICVIKNYVENASEQTKAALNLAIEKLKSHGHSVAYTNFEDSKYDVAAYYIIATAEASANLSRYDGVRYGRRADAKNLKELYVNSRSEGFGEEVKRRILLGTFVLSSGYYDAYYIKAQKARAHIKAQYEKILEENDLIFMPVAPSTAYKFGAHSDPLQAYLSDIYTISVNLAGLPAISVPVGKDDQNLNVSAQLIAKAWNEQTLINGAKSLENLIKG, encoded by the coding sequence GTGGTAACTTTAAAAGAAGCTTTAAAATTTTCAGCTGAAGAGATAAAAAAATTACGAGCTGAACTTGAGGCAAAGATCATAAAAGAAAAAGAGCTTGGCGCTTATGTCGAGCAGCTAGCAAATTTAGAGATCGCAAAACTAGGCGAGGGCGTACCTATCGCTATAAAAGATAACATCCAGGTAAAAGGCTGGAATGTAACAAGCGCTTCAAAAATTTTGCAAGGCTATGTGGCACCATATAATGCAACTGTCATTGAGAAGCTACTTAGTAAAAATTTAGCTCCATTTGGCCGCACAAATATGGACGAATTTGCGATGGGAAGTACGACTGAGAGCTCATTTTACGGCAAAACACTAAACCCACTAAATCACGCTCACGTCCCAGGTGGCAGTAGCGGTGGCTCAGCAGCAGCAGTCGCAGCCGGCCTTGCAGTAGCCGCACTTGGTAGCGATACTGGTGGCTCGATCCGCCAGCCAGCGGCATTTTGTGGATGCGTAGGACTTAAGCCAACTTACGGCAGAGTGAGCAGATATGGCCTTGGTGCCTACTCAAGCAGCCTTGATCAGATAGGGCCGATCGCTCAAAACGTAGAAGATGCAGCCATTTTATATGACGCGATCGCTGGACACGACCCAAAAGATAGCACGAGTGCAGATGTGCCGTTTGTGAGCGTTAGTGACAAGATAGATGGCAACAAAAAACTAAAAATTTGTGTCATCAAAAACTACGTAGAAAACGCAAGCGAGCAGACAAAAGCTGCTTTAAATTTAGCTATAGAGAAGCTAAAATCACACGGCCACAGCGTAGCTTACACAAATTTTGAAGACTCAAAATATGACGTCGCAGCCTACTACATCATTGCAACCGCAGAGGCAAGCGCAAATTTAAGCCGCTACGATGGCGTGAGATACGGCAGACGTGCAGATGCTAAAAATTTAAAAGAACTATATGTAAATTCACGCTCAGAGGGCTTTGGCGAAGAGGTAAAAAGGAGAATTTTACTTGGTACATTTGTGCTAAGTAGCGGATACTACGATGCTTACTACATCAAAGCGCAAAAAGCAAGAGCGCATATAAAAGCTCAGTATGAGAAAATTTTAGAAGAAAACGATCTCATCTTCATGCCAGTTGCCCCAAGCACAGCTTATAAATTTGGAGCACACAGCGATCCGCTTCAAGCCTATCTAAGCGATATCTACACGATTAGCGTAAATTTAGCAGGCCTACCAGCTATCTCTGTGCCAGTTGGCAAAGATGATCAAAATTTAAACGTGAGCGCCCAGCTCATCGCAAAAGCGTGGAACGAACAGACCTTGATAAATGGTGCCAAGAGCTTAGAAAATTTAATAAAAGGATAA
- the ileS gene encoding isoleucine--tRNA ligase — MDYKETLLLPETNFPMRGNLPQNEPQRLKSWYEDRKVYEKMKKNRQNAAKSFNIHDGPPYANGHLHIGHALNKILKDIITKTHYFYGENVRYVPGWDCHGLPIEQQVEVKLGDKKKELSKVEIRELCRQHAREFIDIQRNEFKTLGIIGDFENPYMTMKFEFEADIYKALCEIAKKGLLVERSKPVYWSWAARSALAEAEVEYEEKEDYSIYVAFELDSDALEKLGVKEASAVIWTTTPWTLPANQAISLNPDEIYVLTAENLIFAKPLLESIMKSGLSKGEIKKEFKASLLEKAHAINPLNGRKSKILLGDHVMMDGGTGLVHTAPGHGEDDYYVCLKYGFSEILMPVDDGGCYDESIKHHGLFRSDVVDEFVGMHIFKANEKILELLGKNLLSVSKFRHSYPFCWRTHKPVIYRATKQWFIAMDEPKLGGKTLRQTARAELEKVKFYPSVGIKRIGSMIENRPDWCISRQRDWGVPIAFFRDKATKEVIFDSEILDHIVAIFKEKGADAWWALSIDELLPKGSKYKAENLEKVMDILDVWFDSGSTWHAVLQSDNYDAGKYPASMYLEGSDQHRGWFQSSLLVSTAINSHAPYESILTHGFTVDAKGEKMSKSKGNVIAPQDVAKTHGVEILRLWVGMSDYSSDLKISEDILKQISEQYRKIRNTIRFLLANVNDLESLNTEFNILDKWILARAKKVFDETSACFRNYDFSKGFNILLNFLSADLSGVYLDVCKDRLYCDAKDAPRRRSAQSAMAIITKALLPLIAPTLTYTVDEVMDYAPKIIKGDAKDAFDLVYEPIKFDLSFEDELLFASREKFNEIVDVLKKDKKIKSTLELSLETTNHNITSYDEREVADLYMVSSVRSYDDSEPLAEFELENDKFKIIASNLHKCPRCWKFNASKEDALCPRCEEVISAK, encoded by the coding sequence ATGGACTACAAAGAGACACTTTTACTCCCAGAGACAAATTTCCCGATGCGCGGAAATCTCCCACAAAATGAACCACAAAGACTAAAATCATGGTACGAAGACCGCAAGGTTTATGAAAAAATGAAGAAAAACCGCCAAAATGCGGCTAAAAGCTTCAACATCCACGACGGCCCTCCGTATGCAAACGGACACCTACATATCGGCCACGCGTTAAATAAAATTTTAAAAGATATCATCACAAAAACGCACTATTTTTACGGCGAAAACGTCCGCTACGTGCCAGGCTGGGACTGCCACGGCTTGCCGATCGAGCAGCAAGTAGAAGTTAAGCTTGGCGATAAGAAAAAAGAGCTTAGCAAGGTCGAGATCAGGGAGCTTTGCAGACAGCACGCGAGAGAATTTATAGACATTCAACGCAATGAGTTTAAAACTCTTGGCATCATCGGCGACTTTGAAAATCCATACATGACGATGAAATTTGAGTTTGAGGCTGACATCTACAAAGCACTTTGCGAGATCGCTAAAAAGGGCCTTTTGGTAGAGAGAAGCAAGCCAGTTTACTGGAGCTGGGCGGCTAGATCGGCACTGGCTGAAGCTGAGGTCGAGTACGAGGAGAAAGAGGACTATTCTATTTACGTAGCGTTTGAGCTTGATAGCGACGCACTAGAAAAGCTTGGTGTAAAAGAGGCGAGTGCAGTTATCTGGACGACCACGCCTTGGACACTTCCGGCAAATCAAGCTATCAGCCTAAATCCAGATGAAATTTACGTTCTAACGGCTGAAAATTTAATCTTTGCAAAGCCACTACTTGAGAGTATCATGAAGAGTGGACTAAGCAAAGGTGAGATCAAAAAAGAGTTTAAAGCAAGCCTGCTTGAAAAGGCTCACGCGATAAATCCACTAAACGGCAGAAAGTCTAAAATTTTACTAGGCGATCACGTCATGATGGACGGCGGTACTGGACTTGTTCACACAGCTCCAGGACACGGCGAGGACGACTACTACGTCTGCTTAAAATATGGCTTTAGTGAAATTTTGATGCCAGTTGATGATGGTGGCTGCTACGATGAAAGCATAAAACATCACGGACTATTTAGAAGTGACGTGGTAGATGAGTTTGTCGGTATGCACATCTTTAAAGCAAATGAGAAAATTTTAGAGCTACTTGGCAAAAATTTACTTAGCGTCTCTAAATTTAGACACTCTTATCCTTTCTGCTGGAGAACGCACAAGCCTGTTATCTATAGAGCGACAAAGCAGTGGTTTATAGCTATGGACGAGCCAAAACTAGGTGGCAAAACGCTTAGACAAACAGCACGTGCAGAGCTTGAAAAGGTTAAATTCTACCCAAGCGTTGGCATAAAAAGAATAGGCTCTATGATAGAAAATCGCCCAGACTGGTGTATCTCTCGTCAGCGTGACTGGGGCGTGCCGATCGCATTTTTTAGAGATAAAGCGACAAAAGAAGTTATATTTGATAGTGAAATTTTAGACCACATCGTGGCTATCTTTAAAGAAAAAGGCGCTGATGCGTGGTGGGCGCTAAGCATAGACGAGCTTTTGCCAAAGGGCTCAAAATACAAGGCTGAAAATTTAGAAAAAGTGATGGATATCCTTGACGTTTGGTTTGACAGCGGCTCGACATGGCATGCGGTCTTGCAAAGCGACAACTACGATGCTGGCAAATACCCTGCAAGCATGTATCTAGAGGGTTCAGACCAGCACCGTGGCTGGTTTCAAAGCTCGCTTCTAGTAAGCACAGCTATAAATTCTCACGCACCTTATGAGAGCATCCTAACTCACGGCTTTACAGTCGATGCTAAGGGTGAGAAGATGAGCAAGAGCAAGGGCAACGTCATCGCTCCACAAGACGTGGCCAAAACTCACGGCGTAGAAATTTTACGCCTTTGGGTTGGCATGAGTGATTACTCAAGTGACCTAAAAATAAGCGAAGATATATTAAAGCAAATCAGCGAGCAATACCGCAAAATCCGCAACACAATCCGCTTTTTACTAGCAAACGTAAATGACCTAGAAAGCCTAAATACAGAATTTAACATCCTTGATAAGTGGATCTTAGCACGCGCTAAAAAGGTCTTTGATGAGACGAGCGCTTGCTTTAGAAACTACGACTTTTCAAAGGGCTTTAACATCCTTTTAAATTTCCTATCGGCCGATCTTAGCGGCGTATATCTTGATGTTTGTAAAGATAGACTCTACTGCGACGCAAAAGACGCCCCAAGAAGAAGATCAGCTCAAAGCGCAATGGCGATTATCACAAAGGCACTTTTGCCACTCATCGCTCCAACGCTTACTTACACTGTCGATGAGGTGATGGACTACGCTCCGAAAATCATCAAAGGCGACGCAAAAGACGCGTTTGATCTAGTCTATGAGCCAATCAAATTTGACCTTAGCTTTGAAGATGAGCTGCTTTTTGCCAGCAGGGAGAAATTTAACGAGATCGTAGATGTTCTTAAGAAAGACAAAAAGATAAAATCAACCCTAGAGCTAAGCCTAGAGACCACAAACCACAACATCACAAGCTACGACGAGCGCGAAGTGGCCGATCTTTACATGGTAAGCTCAGTTAGATCTTACGATGATAGCGAGCCATTAGCCGAGTTTGAGCTTGAGAATGATAAATTTAAGATCATAGCAAGCAACCTTCACAAATGCCCAAGATGCTGGAAATTTAACGCTAGCAAAGAAGACGCGCTATGCCCAAGATGCGAAGAGGTCATAAGTGCTAAGTGA
- a CDS encoding CinA family protein — translation MRQSILIIGEDLEINREFLNYIFQSYEDHFGELGVVSFAPKNSKELPFIIENLSKDYDFVSIFGSDENFAIAAKIIATLTGGSLELKDSTTLALKDSLDYSKNSFLASLNNAQINLIKANPNEELGEFLTEYEPDFSYFHLIDIDADSAKILMLPLAKTYEVDITLAQILPNLILVRAKSNKFGQIESFLQGVKTLFSQKFIPQKDVIEFVAKRLMQKGLKISFAESCTAGLAAAKFARYGGISASFDGSLVTYANHIKHEWLGVEDEILDTYGAVSEPCVKAMVKGTLSTTNADFALAISGIAGPGGGTASKPVGTVYVAAGDRDGNIEVERLLLKGERNYVREQSVLSAYLCLLRLKSEIFFA, via the coding sequence ATGAGACAAAGTATCTTGATAATAGGCGAAGATCTTGAGATAAATAGAGAATTTCTAAACTACATTTTTCAAAGTTACGAGGATCATTTTGGCGAGCTTGGAGTTGTCAGTTTTGCTCCAAAAAATAGCAAAGAGCTACCTTTTATCATCGAAAATTTATCAAAAGATTACGACTTTGTAAGCATTTTTGGCTCAGATGAAAATTTTGCCATCGCCGCAAAGATCATAGCGACGCTAACAGGGGGCTCGCTTGAGCTAAAAGATAGCACAACACTTGCACTTAAAGATAGCTTAGACTACTCTAAAAATAGCTTTTTAGCAAGCCTAAATAACGCTCAGATAAATCTCATAAAAGCTAATCCAAATGAAGAGCTAGGCGAGTTTCTTACCGAGTACGAGCCTGATTTTAGCTACTTTCACCTAATAGACATTGACGCTGATAGTGCTAAGATCCTTATGCTGCCACTTGCTAAAACTTACGAGGTCGATATCACCCTTGCGCAGATCCTGCCAAATTTGATACTAGTAAGGGCAAAAAGTAATAAATTTGGCCAGATCGAGAGCTTTTTACAAGGTGTAAAAACGCTATTTTCGCAAAAATTTATCCCGCAAAAAGATGTGATCGAATTTGTAGCAAAGAGGCTCATGCAAAAGGGGCTTAAAATTTCATTTGCCGAGTCTTGCACGGCTGGGCTGGCGGCAGCTAAATTTGCAAGATATGGCGGCATCTCAGCTAGCTTTGATGGCTCGTTAGTAACCTACGCAAACCACATAAAGCACGAGTGGCTAGGCGTTGAGGATGAAATTTTAGATACTTACGGAGCTGTGAGCGAGCCTTGCGTAAAAGCGATGGTAAAAGGCACGCTAAGCACGACAAATGCGGACTTTGCACTTGCTATTAGCGGTATAGCAGGACCAGGTGGTGGCACAGCTAGCAAGCCAGTTGGCACAGTATATGTTGCGGCTGGCGATAGAGACGGTAACATCGAGGTTGAGAGGCTTCTTTTAAAAGGGGAGCGCAACTACGTAAGAGAGCAAAGCGTGCTAAGTGCCTATCTATGCTTGCTTCGCCTAAAAAGTGAGATATTTTTCGCATAA